The following are encoded together in the Erwinia sp. E602 genome:
- a CDS encoding MBL fold metallo-hydrolase — protein MDYHIIPVTAFSQNCSVIWCPQTREAALVDPGGDAEKIKQEVASLGVTLTRILLTHGHLDHVGAAAELAGHYGLPIVGPHKADLFWLENLPTQSQMFGFAPCAPLTPDRWLEEGETVQVGNTQLEILLCPGHTPGHIVFFDRAGRLLVSGDVIFNGGVGRSDFPQGSHDDLIASIIHKLLPLGDDVTFLPGHGPISTLGRERISNPFLQ, from the coding sequence ATGGATTATCATATTATCCCGGTCACCGCCTTTTCGCAGAACTGTTCGGTGATTTGGTGCCCGCAGACGCGGGAAGCCGCGCTGGTCGATCCCGGCGGCGATGCGGAAAAAATTAAGCAGGAGGTAGCGTCGCTCGGCGTTACGCTGACCCGGATCCTGCTGACTCACGGACACCTTGACCACGTGGGTGCCGCCGCCGAACTGGCCGGCCACTATGGTCTGCCGATCGTTGGTCCGCATAAGGCCGACCTGTTCTGGCTGGAAAATCTGCCGACCCAGAGCCAGATGTTTGGCTTTGCGCCCTGTGCACCGCTGACGCCGGACCGCTGGCTGGAAGAGGGGGAGACGGTGCAGGTGGGCAACACCCAACTGGAAATCCTGCTCTGCCCCGGCCATACGCCGGGCCATATCGTGTTCTTCGACCGTGCCGGCCGTCTGCTGGTTTCCGGCGACGTTATCTTTAACGGTGGCGTCGGGCGTTCTGATTTCCCGCAGGGCAGCCACGACGATCTAATCGCTTCTATTATTCACAAGCTGCTGCCGCTGGGCGATGACGTAACCTTCCTGCCGGGGCACGGGCCGATCTCAACCCTGGGCCGTGAGCGCATCAGTAATCCATTTTTGCAGTAG
- a CDS encoding YcbK family protein — protein MDKFDSHRRKLLTLGGAALGMALLPGQAFASLSTSRPRVLTLSNLNTGESLKTEFFNGKSYDKSELTRLNHFFRDYRANKTKSIDPQLFDHLFRLQALLGTRKPVQLISGYRSLNTNNELRSHSRGVAKHSYHTLGQAMDFHIEGIALNNIRKAAVAMKAGGVGYYPSSNFVHIDTGPVRNW, from the coding sequence ATGGATAAATTCGACTCTCATCGCCGTAAATTGCTGACGCTGGGTGGCGCAGCACTGGGTATGGCACTGCTTCCCGGACAGGCTTTCGCGTCACTCTCTACTTCGCGCCCGCGGGTTCTGACGCTGAGCAACCTCAACACCGGTGAATCCTTAAAGACTGAATTTTTCAACGGAAAAAGTTACGATAAGTCGGAGTTAACGCGCCTTAATCACTTTTTCCGCGACTACCGGGCCAATAAAACAAAAAGTATCGACCCCCAGCTGTTCGACCATCTCTTCCGCCTGCAGGCGTTGCTCGGCACGCGCAAGCCAGTCCAGCTAATCTCCGGTTACCGTTCGCTGAATACCAACAATGAACTCCGTTCGCACAGCAGGGGCGTGGCAAAACACAGCTATCACACCCTTGGCCAGGCGATGGATTTTCATATTGAGGGAATTGCATTAAACAATATTCGCAAAGCCGCCGTAGCCATGAAGGCGGGGGGTGTAGGATACTACCCGAGCAGTAACTTTGTGCATATTGATACCGGTCCGGTCCGGAACTGGTAA
- the ldtD gene encoding L,D-transpeptidase — MLLQKSLSAQAKLLSYCVLLGLTQAFPAVAGIPPVSAPVTHHLSAAQSQSQLAAALSSHVGQVVFLKQLAPLYASHGMQPMWQDPQAVRAFQQQLAEVALSGVQPQFTQWVKLLTDPSVSGQARDIVLSDAMLGYLQFTSSIPAQGETWLYNTAPYKLAAPGVAAINQWQTSLTRGNLSGFIRSLSPQHPQYARMHQALKTLLDDKRPWPQLTDRQTLRPGQVSNDVPALRDILQRSGMMSAASEQPKPVDEVVGQVDAPLVHDDDNAQPDATTARNAGGAAVVSPSAAAVDGTPLAVTPENPGNVLTGSVPANGDNIYTPELVEGLKRFQRWQGLEADGAIGPRTREWLNVSPQLRVSLLALNIQRLRLLPDDMHNGIMVNIPNYSLAYYVNGNEILSSRVIVGRPDRKTPLMRSALNNVVLNPPWNVPTTLIRKDIVPKVKQDPSYLYKHNYQLLSGWSSEAEVIDPSMIDWSMVSASSFPYRIRQAPGPTNSLGRYKFNMPSSDAIYLHDTPNHGLFQKDIRALSSGCVRVNRASDLASLLLRDVGWNDNRISSTLKEGDTRFVSIRQRVPVNLYYLTAWVADDGQPQFRTDIYNYDQTARSGVQVLARAGQLLL, encoded by the coding sequence ATGTTGCTGCAGAAATCGTTATCCGCGCAGGCTAAGCTGCTTAGCTACTGTGTCTTGCTTGGGCTGACCCAGGCGTTTCCTGCCGTGGCCGGTATTCCGCCGGTTTCCGCTCCCGTGACGCATCATCTCTCTGCCGCACAGAGCCAGTCTCAGCTGGCTGCGGCGCTTTCCAGCCACGTCGGGCAGGTGGTGTTCCTGAAACAGCTGGCTCCTCTTTACGCCAGCCACGGCATGCAGCCGATGTGGCAGGATCCCCAGGCAGTGCGTGCTTTTCAGCAGCAGCTGGCCGAAGTGGCGCTTTCCGGCGTGCAGCCGCAGTTTACCCAGTGGGTTAAGCTGCTGACCGACCCGTCGGTTAGCGGGCAGGCGCGGGATATTGTGCTGTCTGACGCCATGCTCGGCTATCTGCAGTTCACCTCCAGCATTCCCGCTCAGGGTGAGACCTGGCTCTACAACACGGCACCTTACAAGCTGGCCGCGCCGGGCGTTGCCGCAATTAATCAGTGGCAAACGTCGCTGACGCGCGGCAATCTGAGCGGCTTTATCCGGTCGCTGTCGCCGCAGCATCCGCAGTACGCGCGTATGCATCAGGCGCTGAAAACGCTGCTTGATGACAAACGGCCCTGGCCGCAGCTGACCGACCGTCAGACGCTGCGCCCCGGTCAGGTGAGCAACGACGTGCCGGCGCTGCGCGATATTCTGCAGCGCAGCGGCATGATGTCTGCCGCCAGCGAGCAGCCAAAGCCGGTGGATGAGGTGGTGGGCCAGGTGGATGCCCCGCTGGTGCATGACGATGACAATGCGCAGCCGGATGCGACGACCGCGCGCAACGCGGGTGGTGCGGCGGTGGTCAGCCCTTCAGCCGCTGCCGTTGATGGGACCCCTCTGGCGGTGACGCCGGAAAATCCGGGCAACGTGCTGACCGGCAGCGTGCCCGCCAACGGCGACAATATCTACACGCCGGAGCTGGTCGAGGGCTTGAAACGCTTCCAGCGCTGGCAGGGGCTGGAAGCCGACGGTGCGATAGGTCCGCGCACCCGCGAATGGCTGAACGTCTCGCCGCAGCTGCGCGTGTCGCTGCTGGCGCTGAATATTCAGCGTCTGCGTCTGTTACCGGACGATATGCATAACGGTATCATGGTCAACATCCCCAACTACTCACTGGCCTATTACGTCAACGGTAACGAAATCCTCTCATCAAGGGTGATCGTCGGCCGGCCGGATCGTAAAACGCCGCTGATGCGCAGCGCGCTGAACAACGTGGTACTTAACCCGCCGTGGAACGTGCCGACCACCCTGATACGCAAAGATATCGTGCCGAAGGTGAAACAGGATCCGTCCTACCTCTACAAGCACAACTACCAGCTGTTGTCTGGCTGGAGCAGTGAAGCAGAGGTCATTGATCCGTCGATGATTGACTGGAGCATGGTGTCGGCGTCGTCGTTCCCGTACCGCATTCGCCAGGCGCCGGGGCCAACTAACTCGCTGGGGCGCTATAAGTTCAATATGCCGAGTTCGGACGCCATCTATCTGCACGACACGCCTAATCACGGCCTGTTCCAGAAAGATATCCGTGCCCTGAGCTCCGGCTGCGTGCGTGTTAACCGCGCCTCCGATCTGGCCAGCCTGCTGCTGCGCGACGTCGGCTGGAACGACAACCGTATTTCCAGCACGCTGAAAGAGGGGGACACGCGCTTTGTCTCTATCCGCCAGCGCGTACCGGTCAACCTCTATTATCTGACCGCCTGGGTGGCCGATGACGGCCAGCCGCAGTTCCGTACAGATATTTACAATTATGATCAAACCGCGCGCTCCGGCGTTCAGGTGCTGGCGCGGGCTGGTCAGTTATTGCTCTAA
- the mukB gene encoding chromosome partition protein MukB — protein sequence MIERGKFRSLTLINWNGFFARTFDLDELVTTLSGGNGAGKSTTMAAFITALIPDLTLLHFRNTTEAGATSGSRDKGLHGKLRPGVCYAALDVVNSRHQRVIVGVRLQQVAGRDRKVDIKPFSIHGLPVAINPTEILTETVNARQARVLPLSELKDKFEAMESVQFKQYNSITDYHSVMFDLGIVARRLRSAADRSKYYRLIEASLYGGISSAITRSLRDYLLPENSGVRKAFQDMEGALRENRMTLEAIRVTQSDRDLFKHLISEATSYVAADYMRHANERRIHLDGAVQVRGELFTSRRQLATEQYRQVEMARELAEHNAAESDLETDYQGASDHLNLVQTALRQQEKIDRYDADLEELTFRLEEQNEVVAEAREQHEELEARSEGAELEVDELKNQLADYQQALDVQQTRAIQYQQALQALQRAREICQINDLSVDNADEWQETFQVKEQEATEQLLRLEQKMSVAEAAHSQFEQAFELVQRIAGPVSRSEAWQVGRDLLRDAANQQHHAGQLQSLRSRVSELEQRLREQQDAERLLAEFCKRHGQSVDAADLEALQYELEARIEQLGESVSTAGEQRMALRQEQEQLRERIARQTRQAPQWLAAQEILAQLSEQSGQPLESSQQVTECMQQLLERERETTVERDDVAAQKRDRERQIERLSQPGGAEDARLNALAERFGGVLLSEIYDDVTIDDAPYFSALYGPSRHAIVVPDLSLVREQLDGLDDCPEDLYLIEGDPQSFDDSVFNVEELEKAVVVKAGDRQWRYSRFPKVPLFGRAARETQLERLDAERDALAERYATLSFDVQKIQRLHQSFSRFIGSHLGVAFEADPEAELRQLNQRRVENERALANHESQNQQQRQQFEQAREGVAHLNRLLPRVSLLLDDTLQDRYEEILERLDEAQEAARFVQQHGAQLAKLEPVLSVLQSDPEQHEQLRLDYQQAQLQQRAARQQAFALTEVVQRRAHFGYTDSAGMLNGTSDLNEKLRQRLEQAEGERARAREQLRQHQGQLTQYSQVLASLKSSYDAKREMLKELQQEMQDIGVQADASAEERARLRRDELYSALSNNRARRSQLEKQITFCEAEMDALQKKLRRVEREYHIGREQVVSAKAGWVAVLRLVKDNGVERRLHRRELAYLGGDELRSMSDKALGALRLAVADNEHLRDVLRLSEDPKRPERKIQFFIAVYQHLRERIRQDIIRTDDPVEAIEQMEIELNRLTEELTAREQMLAISSRSAANIIRKTIQREQNRIRQLNQGLQAVSFGQVKSVRLNVNVREAHSTLLDVLSEQHEQHQDLFNSNRLTFSEALAKLYQRLNPQMDMGQRTPQTIGEELLDYRNYLEMDVEVNRGAEGWLRAESGALSTGEAIGTGMSILVMVVQSWEEESRRLRGKDISPCRLLFLDEAARLDARSIATLFELCDRLEMQLIIAAPENISPEKGTTYKLVRKVVNNTEHVHVVGLRGFAAEQTVTEAAAPLA from the coding sequence ATGATTGAACGTGGAAAGTTTCGTTCGCTGACGCTGATTAACTGGAACGGTTTTTTTGCCCGCACCTTTGACCTTGATGAGCTGGTGACTACGCTGTCGGGCGGTAACGGTGCCGGTAAATCGACCACCATGGCGGCGTTTATCACCGCGCTGATCCCCGATCTGACGCTGCTGCACTTCCGTAACACCACCGAAGCCGGGGCCACCTCCGGCTCGCGCGATAAAGGCCTGCACGGCAAATTACGTCCCGGCGTCTGCTATGCGGCGCTCGACGTGGTCAACTCGCGCCATCAGCGGGTGATCGTCGGCGTGCGCCTGCAGCAGGTCGCCGGCCGCGATCGCAAGGTGGATATTAAGCCGTTCAGCATCCACGGCCTGCCGGTAGCAATTAACCCGACCGAAATCCTCACTGAAACGGTGAACGCCCGCCAGGCGCGCGTGCTGCCGCTCAGCGAGTTGAAAGACAAATTTGAGGCGATGGAGAGCGTACAGTTTAAACAGTACAACTCGATCACCGACTACCACTCCGTGATGTTCGATCTCGGCATCGTGGCGCGTCGCCTGCGCTCCGCCGCCGACCGCAGCAAATACTACCGTCTGATTGAGGCTTCTCTGTACGGCGGTATCTCCAGCGCCATTACCCGCTCCCTGCGCGACTACCTGTTGCCGGAGAACAGCGGCGTGCGCAAGGCGTTCCAGGATATGGAAGGCGCGCTGCGTGAAAACCGCATGACGCTGGAGGCGATCCGCGTTACCCAGTCCGACCGTGACCTGTTTAAGCACCTGATTTCAGAAGCGACCAGCTACGTGGCGGCCGACTATATGCGCCACGCTAACGAGCGCCGCATCCATCTGGACGGCGCGGTGCAGGTGCGCGGCGAGCTGTTTACCAGCCGCCGTCAGCTGGCGACCGAACAGTATCGCCAGGTTGAGATGGCACGTGAGCTGGCCGAGCACAACGCCGCCGAAAGCGATCTGGAGACCGATTACCAGGGCGCCAGCGATCACCTGAACCTGGTGCAGACCGCGCTGCGCCAGCAGGAAAAAATCGACCGCTACGATGCCGATCTCGAAGAGCTGACCTTCCGTCTGGAAGAGCAGAACGAGGTGGTGGCGGAAGCGCGTGAACAGCACGAAGAGCTGGAAGCGCGCAGCGAAGGCGCCGAGCTGGAAGTCGACGAGCTGAAAAACCAGCTGGCCGACTATCAGCAGGCGCTGGACGTGCAGCAGACCCGGGCGATCCAGTATCAGCAGGCGCTGCAGGCGCTGCAGCGCGCGCGCGAAATTTGCCAGATTAACGACCTCAGCGTGGATAACGCCGACGAGTGGCAGGAGACCTTCCAGGTAAAAGAGCAGGAGGCCACCGAACAGCTGCTACGGCTGGAGCAGAAGATGAGCGTGGCCGAGGCGGCGCACAGCCAGTTTGAACAGGCGTTCGAGCTGGTGCAGCGCATTGCCGGCCCGGTCAGCCGCAGCGAGGCGTGGCAGGTCGGGCGCGATCTGCTGCGCGATGCGGCCAACCAGCAGCACCACGCCGGGCAGCTGCAGTCGCTGCGATCCAGGGTGTCAGAGCTGGAGCAGCGCCTGCGCGAGCAGCAGGATGCCGAGCGGCTGCTGGCGGAGTTCTGCAAGCGCCACGGTCAGAGCGTCGATGCCGCCGATCTGGAGGCGCTGCAGTATGAGCTGGAAGCGCGTATTGAACAGCTGGGTGAGAGCGTCTCCACCGCCGGCGAGCAGCGTATGGCTCTGCGTCAGGAGCAGGAGCAGTTGCGCGAACGCATTGCCCGCCAGACGCGCCAGGCACCGCAGTGGCTGGCTGCGCAGGAGATTTTAGCGCAGCTGAGCGAGCAGAGCGGCCAGCCGCTGGAGAGCAGCCAGCAGGTGACCGAATGCATGCAGCAGCTGCTGGAGCGCGAGCGTGAGACCACGGTTGAGCGTGACGACGTGGCCGCGCAGAAGCGCGATCGTGAACGGCAGATTGAACGCCTCAGCCAGCCGGGTGGCGCGGAAGACGCGCGGCTCAACGCGCTGGCCGAGCGTTTCGGCGGCGTGCTGCTGTCCGAAATTTATGATGACGTCACTATCGACGACGCGCCTTACTTCTCGGCGCTGTACGGGCCGTCGCGCCACGCTATCGTGGTGCCGGACCTGTCGCTGGTGCGCGAACAGCTGGACGGGCTGGATGACTGCCCGGAAGACCTCTACCTGATCGAAGGGGACCCGCAGTCGTTCGACGACAGCGTATTCAACGTCGAAGAGCTGGAAAAAGCGGTGGTGGTGAAGGCCGGCGATCGCCAGTGGCGCTACTCGCGCTTTCCGAAGGTGCCGCTGTTTGGCCGCGCCGCGCGTGAAACCCAGCTGGAGCGGCTGGACGCCGAGCGCGACGCGCTGGCCGAACGCTATGCCACTCTGTCCTTTGACGTGCAGAAAATTCAGCGCCTGCATCAGTCGTTCAGCCGCTTTATCGGCAGCCATCTTGGCGTCGCCTTTGAAGCGGACCCGGAAGCGGAGCTGCGTCAGCTGAACCAGCGCCGCGTGGAGAATGAGCGCGCGCTGGCCAACCATGAAAGCCAGAACCAGCAGCAGCGCCAGCAGTTTGAGCAGGCGCGTGAAGGCGTGGCTCACCTCAACCGCCTGCTGCCGCGCGTCAGCCTGCTGCTGGACGATACGCTGCAGGATCGCTACGAAGAGATCCTCGAACGGCTGGATGAAGCGCAGGAAGCGGCGCGCTTCGTGCAGCAGCACGGCGCACAGCTGGCGAAGCTGGAACCTGTTCTGTCGGTGCTGCAGAGCGACCCGGAGCAGCACGAGCAGCTGCGGCTGGACTACCAGCAGGCGCAGCTGCAGCAGCGTGCCGCCCGTCAGCAGGCGTTTGCCCTGACCGAAGTGGTGCAGCGCCGCGCCCACTTTGGCTACACCGATTCCGCCGGCATGCTCAACGGCACCAGCGACCTGAATGAAAAACTGCGCCAGCGTCTGGAGCAGGCCGAGGGTGAACGTGCCCGCGCCCGTGAACAGCTGCGCCAGCATCAGGGCCAGCTGACCCAGTACAGCCAGGTGCTGGCATCGCTGAAAAGCTCTTACGACGCCAAGCGTGAAATGCTGAAAGAGCTGCAGCAGGAGATGCAGGACATCGGCGTGCAGGCGGACGCCAGCGCGGAAGAGCGGGCGCGCCTGCGCCGCGACGAACTGTACAGCGCGCTGAGCAACAACCGCGCGCGCCGCAGCCAGCTGGAAAAACAGATCACCTTCTGTGAGGCCGAGATGGACGCGCTGCAGAAGAAACTGCGCCGCGTGGAGCGCGAATACCACATCGGCCGCGAGCAGGTGGTCAGCGCCAAAGCCGGCTGGGTGGCGGTGCTGCGGCTGGTGAAAGATAACGGCGTCGAGCGCCGTCTGCACCGGCGTGAGCTGGCCTATCTGGGCGGCGATGAACTGCGCTCCATGTCGGATAAGGCGCTGGGCGCGCTGCGTCTGGCGGTGGCGGATAACGAACATCTGCGTGACGTGCTGCGCCTGTCGGAAGATCCGAAGCGCCCGGAACGCAAGATCCAGTTCTTTATCGCCGTCTATCAGCATCTGCGCGAGCGTATCCGCCAGGATATTATCCGCACCGATGACCCGGTAGAAGCCATTGAGCAGATGGAGATTGAGCTGAACCGCCTGACCGAGGAGCTGACCGCTCGCGAGCAGATGCTGGCGATCAGCTCGCGCAGCGCAGCGAACATTATCCGTAAAACCATCCAGCGCGAGCAGAACCGCATCCGCCAGCTTAACCAGGGGCTGCAGGCGGTAAGCTTCGGCCAGGTGAAGAGCGTGCGGCTGAACGTCAACGTGCGCGAAGCGCACTCGACGCTGCTGGACGTGTTATCGGAACAGCACGAGCAGCATCAGGACCTGTTCAACAGCAACCGCCTGACCTTCTCCGAAGCGCTGGCGAAACTCTATCAGCGCCTCAACCCGCAGATGGATATGGGCCAGCGTACGCCGCAAACCATCGGCGAGGAGCTGCTGGACTACCGCAACTACCTGGAGATGGACGTTGAGGTTAACCGCGGAGCGGAAGGCTGGCTGCGAGCGGAGAGCGGGGCGCTCTCTACCGGCGAGGCCATCGGTACCGGGATGTCGATCCTGGTGATGGTGGTGCAGAGCTGGGAGGAGGAGTCACGCCGGCTGCGCGGTAAGGATATTTCACCGTGCCGGCTGCTGTTCCTCGATGAGGCAGCGCGTCTGGATGCCAGGTCGATCGCCACGCTGTTCGAGCTGTGTGACCGTCTGGAAATGCAGCTGATTATCGCGGCACCGGAAAACATCAGCCCGGAGAAAGGCACTACCTATAAGCTGGTGCGTAAGGTGGTTAACAATACCGAACACGTCCACGTGGTCGGGCTGCGCGGCTTTGCCGCCGAGCAGACGGTAACCGAGGCGGCGGCCCCGCTCGCCTGA
- the mukE gene encoding chromosome partition protein MukE, with amino-acid sequence MSSTNIEQVMPVKLAQALANPIFPALDSQLRAGRHVAIEELDQHAFLMDYQEFLEEFYARYHVELIRAPEGFFYLRPRSTTLIPRSVLSEMDMMVGKVLCYLYLSPERLANEGIFTQQELHDELMSLADENKLLKLVNQRSTGSDLDRQKLQEKMRASLNRLRRLGMVWFMGNDSSKFRITESVFRFGADVRSGDDARDAQLRMIRDGEAMQLEGGLVLDEEGDNDAEQGAPDSGEEE; translated from the coding sequence ATGTCATCGACAAATATTGAACAAGTGATGCCGGTTAAGCTGGCACAAGCCCTGGCGAACCCGATTTTTCCGGCGCTGGACAGCCAGTTACGGGCAGGACGCCACGTTGCGATTGAAGAGTTAGATCAACACGCTTTCCTGATGGACTATCAGGAGTTTCTGGAAGAGTTTTACGCCCGCTATCACGTTGAGCTGATCCGCGCGCCGGAAGGCTTTTTCTACCTGCGACCGCGTTCCACGACGCTGATCCCACGCTCGGTGTTGTCCGAAATGGACATGATGGTCGGCAAAGTCCTCTGTTACCTCTATCTCAGCCCGGAGCGGCTGGCCAATGAGGGCATCTTTACCCAGCAGGAGCTGCACGACGAACTGATGTCGCTGGCCGATGAGAACAAGCTGCTGAAGCTGGTGAACCAGCGCTCAACCGGATCGGATCTCGACCGGCAGAAGCTGCAGGAAAAGATGCGCGCCTCGTTAAACCGCCTGCGCCGCCTCGGCATGGTGTGGTTTATGGGCAACGACAGCAGCAAGTTCCGCATCACCGAATCGGTGTTCCGCTTTGGTGCCGACGTGCGCAGCGGCGATGACGCCCGCGACGCGCAGCTGCGCATGATCCGGGATGGTGAAGCGATGCAGCTGGAAGGCGGGCTGGTGCTGGATGAAGAGGGCGATAATGACGCCGAACAGGGCGCGCCGGACAGTGGAGAAGAAGAGTAA